In Chitinophaga nivalis, a single genomic region encodes these proteins:
- a CDS encoding efflux RND transporter permease subunit — MKKRKISFIEAAMQYKQVTIVVVALLLLLGVYSLLNMPRSENPKIDMPIAMVYAFYPGADEVQMEKQVTNKIEQYLFSFEEVDKKKTRSQTKDGQVFITVELHTRIKDRKKFWSTLQHGLNVMGRQSLPAGVIGPVVNSNFGDVTAQIITVSSPQRSYAEIEKYLDKIEDGLKTIPELSKINRSGGQKQQLYVTIDDQKMQQYGFDLSTIVRILQTQNITGYSGEMKISSNIFPVFTNSQYKTAADLGAQIIYTTPQGTVVRLQDIATIERRYEEPASFIRLGDDKVMMLAIEMQPGNNIVQFGHIVEDKLEKLRQELPDDVKITTIVNQPEVVDESIRHFMKEFGLAIASVIVVVMLLLPFRVAAVSSLAAPVSILITFGLINIIGLELHQVTLAALIIVLGMVVDNAIVVVDNYIEKLDEDITPWTAAWQAAQQLSLPIFTATLAIIFAFAPLAIFMSGISKDFIASLPVTIAVALITSMAVALLLTPYTCYVFIKKGLKHKVSTTKKRKSLLDYLQHAFNKGVELAFAFPKTTVGIAVAAVVIAILLAGQVKQEFFPLSESKQFNAEIWMANGTSLEETERVVKLVEKELYKDKRVLGIASFIGTSSPRFNVTYSPEMPRRNFAQVFITTGGSDDTNELVKDYLKKFEGFIPNGYIRLRQLSMQEGSPLAVRIIGENLRDQKLVAEQVKAILERTPGANWVRSDYEDDYLGISLKIKEDAATRLGVPNQLITQTIGAGLKGYAVSQLWEGDKPVDILLRLDTSNRKDFSDLGNIRLNNLYGTKVPLKAVAELAPSWHTGVIAHRNGIRTLTVLSEAQMGIIASDVLKKAQPEIEKLQLPAGISIQYGGDAESSAENQPGMNKALSTSLVLILLTLLFQFKTFGKTLIILATFPLSLLGAFLGLYITGNPMGMTAFMGIISLIGIVVRNGIILVDYADELVRDHHYTIKAAALGAAKRRMRPIFLTSAAAAIGVVPMILGKSPLWAPLGSVLASGLIVSMILTLFVIPVLYYLFVRPAPEPAVAPDADVDIMYKPAH, encoded by the coding sequence ATGAAAAAAAGAAAGATAAGCTTCATAGAAGCAGCCATGCAATATAAACAGGTGACCATTGTAGTGGTAGCTTTGTTATTATTGCTGGGCGTTTATTCCCTACTGAACATGCCCCGATCGGAGAATCCGAAAATAGATATGCCGATCGCCATGGTATATGCCTTCTATCCCGGTGCGGATGAAGTGCAGATGGAAAAACAGGTGACCAATAAAATAGAACAATACCTGTTTTCCTTTGAAGAAGTAGATAAGAAAAAAACCAGGTCACAGACCAAAGACGGACAGGTATTCATCACGGTAGAACTACACACCCGCATCAAAGACCGCAAAAAATTCTGGAGCACCCTCCAGCACGGATTAAATGTGATGGGGCGGCAAAGCCTGCCGGCAGGGGTGATAGGCCCTGTTGTAAACAGTAATTTCGGCGATGTAACGGCACAGATTATTACCGTATCCTCTCCGCAACGCAGTTATGCTGAAATTGAAAAATACCTGGATAAAATAGAAGACGGACTCAAAACCATACCGGAACTATCCAAAATAAACAGGTCCGGCGGACAGAAACAACAGTTGTATGTTACCATAGATGATCAAAAGATGCAGCAGTATGGTTTTGACCTGTCTACCATTGTGCGTATCCTGCAAACACAGAACATCACAGGCTACTCCGGGGAAATGAAAATCAGTTCCAACATCTTCCCGGTATTTACCAACAGCCAATATAAAACCGCGGCAGATCTGGGCGCGCAGATCATTTATACCACCCCGCAGGGAACGGTCGTCCGACTGCAGGATATTGCCACCATAGAACGACGCTATGAAGAACCTGCTTCGTTTATCCGTTTGGGTGATGATAAGGTAATGATGCTCGCCATAGAGATGCAACCCGGTAATAACATTGTACAGTTTGGTCATATTGTGGAAGATAAGCTGGAAAAACTCCGGCAGGAACTGCCCGACGACGTCAAGATTACGACCATCGTTAATCAGCCGGAAGTAGTAGACGAAAGTATCCGTCACTTTATGAAAGAATTCGGACTGGCCATTGCATCCGTGATTGTAGTGGTGATGCTGCTGCTCCCCTTCCGCGTAGCTGCGGTGTCGTCACTGGCTGCACCGGTATCTATCCTGATTACCTTCGGCCTCATTAACATCATCGGGCTGGAACTTCACCAGGTAACACTGGCCGCACTGATTATCGTATTGGGCATGGTGGTAGACAATGCCATTGTGGTAGTGGATAACTACATAGAAAAACTGGATGAAGACATCACTCCCTGGACAGCAGCCTGGCAGGCCGCCCAGCAGTTATCACTCCCTATTTTTACAGCTACCCTGGCGATCATCTTTGCCTTTGCACCACTCGCCATTTTCATGAGTGGTATCTCCAAAGACTTCATTGCCTCCCTGCCGGTTACCATCGCTGTGGCACTCATTACCTCCATGGCCGTGGCATTGCTGCTCACGCCCTATACCTGTTATGTATTCATCAAAAAAGGATTGAAACATAAAGTAAGTACCACCAAAAAACGTAAAAGTCTGCTGGACTACCTCCAGCATGCCTTTAACAAAGGAGTGGAACTGGCCTTTGCTTTTCCTAAAACCACAGTAGGCATTGCTGTTGCTGCGGTAGTCATCGCCATCTTACTGGCAGGACAGGTAAAGCAGGAATTTTTCCCACTGAGTGAAAGCAAACAGTTTAATGCAGAGATATGGATGGCCAACGGCACTTCCCTGGAAGAAACAGAAAGAGTGGTAAAACTGGTAGAGAAAGAACTGTATAAAGATAAACGGGTATTAGGTATTGCCAGCTTTATCGGCACCAGCTCACCCCGTTTTAACGTGACTTATTCACCAGAGATGCCCAGACGAAATTTCGCCCAGGTATTTATTACCACAGGCGGTAGTGATGATACGAATGAATTGGTAAAAGACTACCTGAAAAAGTTTGAAGGATTTATCCCCAATGGATACATCCGCCTGCGGCAATTGAGTATGCAGGAAGGTTCTCCGCTTGCGGTAAGAATCATCGGAGAAAACCTCCGGGATCAGAAACTGGTGGCAGAACAGGTGAAAGCGATCCTGGAACGCACACCCGGCGCCAACTGGGTACGTTCTGATTATGAAGACGATTACCTGGGTATCAGCCTTAAAATAAAAGAAGACGCCGCCACGCGGCTGGGCGTACCCAATCAGCTCATTACACAAACTATTGGCGCAGGCCTGAAAGGCTATGCCGTATCGCAGTTGTGGGAAGGCGATAAGCCCGTAGACATCCTGCTGCGGCTGGACACCAGCAACCGGAAGGATTTCAGTGACCTGGGCAACATCCGGCTGAATAACCTGTATGGTACTAAGGTACCCTTGAAAGCCGTAGCGGAACTGGCTCCTTCCTGGCATACCGGGGTCATTGCACACCGCAATGGTATCCGCACGCTCACCGTACTGTCGGAAGCACAGATGGGTATCATTGCTTCGGATGTATTGAAAAAAGCACAGCCTGAAATTGAAAAGCTGCAGTTACCGGCAGGCATCAGTATACAATATGGCGGCGATGCAGAATCTTCCGCCGAAAACCAACCCGGTATGAACAAGGCTTTAAGTACCAGCCTGGTGCTGATTCTGCTGACCTTATTATTCCAGTTTAAAACATTCGGTAAAACGCTGATTATCCTGGCCACTTTCCCCCTCAGTTTACTGGGCGCTTTCCTGGGCCTGTATATCACGGGCAATCCGATGGGGATGACGGCCTTCATGGGTATCATCAGTCTGATTGGTATTGTGGTACGTAACGGGATTATATTGGTGGATTATGCCGATGAGCTGGTGCGGGATCATCATTACACCATCAAAGCCGCGGCATTGGGTGCGGCCAAACGACGGATGCGGCCCATTTTCCTGACGTCTGCCGCGGCAGCCATCGGGGTAGTACCCATGATCCTCGGCAAATCACCTTTATGGGCGCCATTGGGCAGTGTACTGGCTTCCGGGTTGATTGTATCCATGATACTTACCCTGTTTGTGATACCGGTACTTTACTACCTGTTTGTACGCCCTGCTCCGGAACCTGCCGTAGCACCGGATGCAGACGTAGACATTATGTATAAACCGGCGCATTAA